From one Sesamum indicum cultivar Zhongzhi No. 13 linkage group LG13, S_indicum_v1.0, whole genome shotgun sequence genomic stretch:
- the LOC105176153 gene encoding chloroplastic group IIB intron splicing facilitator CRS2-B, chloroplastic: MLYAVSSPKTCNCSISYPRIQSPFFHQKHLASTRLRVSAASSAEANVVKIEYTPWLIVGLGNPGNKYHGTRHNVGFEMIDRISQAEGILMNTIQSKALVGIGSIGEVPVLLAKPQTYMNFSGESVGPLAAYYQVPLRHILLVYDEMSLPNGVLRIQPKGGHGHHNGVKSVMEHLDGRREFPRFCIGVGNPPGTMDMKAYLLQKFSALEREQVDAALEQGIEAARTLVLEGFSSRINRFNLGQKYKYHKV; the protein is encoded by the exons ATGTTGTATGCAGTTTCTTCACCTAAAACTTGTAATTGTAGCATCTCTTATCCTAGAATTCAGAGCccattttttcatcaaaagcaTTTAGCCTCGACAAGGCTTCGGGTCTCTGCTGCTTCTTCAGCGGAGGCGAATGTGGTCAAGATTGAGTATACTCCATGGTTGATTGTTGGCTTGGGGAATCCCGGGAACAAGTATCATGGAACACGCCATAAT GTGGGTTTTGAAATGATTGATCGCATCTCTCAAGCGGAAGGCATTTTGATGAACACTATACAATCAAAAGCATTGGTTGGCATAG GTTCCATTGGCGAGGTGCCAGTTTTATTGGCCAAACCTCAGACATATATGAACTTCAGCGGAGAATCA GTTGGACCGCTTGCAGCATATTATCAAGTACCCTTGCGTCACATCCTACTG GTTTATGATGAAATGAGCTTACCAAATGGAGTGTTGAGGATTCAACCCAAAGGAGGACATGGTCACCACAATGG AGTGAAAAGTGTTATGGAGCACCTAGATGGTCGCCGTGAATTTCCCCGTTTTTGCATAG GTGTTGGGAATCCACCTGGTACGATGGATATGAAGGCTTATCTTCTTCAGAAATTCAGTGCCTTGGAAAGAGAACAG GTGGATGCTGCATTAGAACAAGGCATCGAGGCTGCAAGGACGCTTGTACTAGAAGGATTCAGCAGTCGAATTAACAGATTTAATCTTGGCCAGAAATACAAGTATCACAAAGTTTGA